The Malus domestica chromosome 13, GDT2T_hap1 genome includes a window with the following:
- the LOC103451937 gene encoding xyloglucan O-acetyltransferase 1-like has translation MGTTTSPFKDQYHHSSSLAKKLLPYAIYVLLPIAVIRLYLYTPSLSLSSTDHLPHSTEITISTSSSSYSSSPSPLPPISSSQEEERAKETTPSCDYTRGKWVHEKLGPLYNGTTCGTIKEGQNCITHGRTDLGYLYWRWKPSKCQLPRFEPSTFLHLIKNKHIAFVGDSMARNQLESLLCMLATASPPNLVYTDGEENKFRRWNFPSHNANVSVYWSPFLVKGVEKSPNGPNYNKLYLDQVNERWAAELGGFDMVVLSVGHWFLHPAVYFEGDDVLGCHFCPGLNHTEIEFYDVLRKAVRTTLKTIIERRGNGSGIDVVLTTFSPAHFEGEWDKNGACSKTKPYKEGEKQLEGMDAEMRQLEVEEVEAARANGEKFVGFRLEALDVTKLSMMRPDGHPGPYMNKFPFADGVPERVQNDCVHWCLPGPIDTWNEILLEVMKKWNQGK, from the exons ATGGGAACAACAACAAGCCCTTTCAAAGACCAATATCATCACTCATCATCTCTTGCCAAAAAGCTCTTGCCTTATGCAATCTATGTCCTCCTCCCCATTGCTGTAATCCGCTTGTACTTAtacactccctctctctctctctcctccacagATCACCTCCCTCACTCCACTGAAATTACCATCtcaacctcctcctcctcttatTCTTCCTCTCCTTCCCCATTGCCCCCCATTTCCTCCTCTCAAG AAGAGGAAAGGGCTAAAGAAACTACACCTTCATGTGACTACACTAGGGGCAAATGGGTCCATGAGAAGCTGGGCCCTTTGTACAATGGCACAACCTGTGGGACAATCAAGGAAGGTCAGAACTGCATCACCCATGGAAGAACTGATTTGGGTTATCTCTACTGGAGGTGGAAACCTAGCAAGTGCCAGCTCCCCAGGTTTGAACCCAGcacttttcttcatcttatTAAGAACAAGCACATAGCTTTTGTGGGGGACTCCATGGCCAGGAACCAGTTGGAGTCCCTCCTCTGCATGCTTGCCACTGCCTCTCCTCCCAACCTTGTTTACACAGATGGGGAGGAGAACAAGTTTAGGAGATGGAATTTTCCATCCCACAATGCCAATGTGTCAGTTTATTGGTCACCATTTCTTGTGAAAGGGGTTGAGAAATCACCAAATGGTCCAAATTATAATAAATTGTATTTGGATCAAGTGAATGAGAGGTGGGCTGCGGAGTTGGGGGGATTTGATATGGTTGTGTTGTCAGTTGGGCATTGGTTTTTGCACCCAGCAGTGTATTTTGAGGGGGATGATGTTCTGGGGTGCCATTTTTGCCCTGGATTAAACCACACTGAGATTGAATTCTATGATGTGTTGAGGAAAGCTGTGAGGACTACTCTCAAAACCATAATTGAGAGGAGAGGGAATGGGAGTGGGATTGATGTGGTTCTGACGACGTTTTCGCCTGCGCATTTTGAAGGGGAATGGGACAAGAATGGGGCTTGTTCAAAGACCAAACCCTACAAGGAGGGTGAGAAGCAGCTTGAAGGAATGGATGCTGAGATGAGGCAGCTGGAGGTGGAAGAAGTAGAGGCTGCTAGGGCAAATGGTGAGAAATTTGTAGGGTTTAGGTTGGAGGCATTGGATGTGACTAAATTGTCCATGATGAGGCCAGATGGGCATCCAGGGCCTTACATGAATAAGTTTCCATTTGCTGATGGGGTTCCTGAGAGGGTGCAGAATGATTGTGTGCATTGGTGCTTGCCAGGGCCTATTGACACATGGAATGAGATTCTGCTGGAGGTCATGAAGAAATGGAATCAGGGGAAGTGA
- the LOC103451935 gene encoding GCN5-related N-acetyltransferase 5, chloroplastic-like encodes MAATVSLSFSLDPQQYHQHQHQHHCHLFSATHHFKPHQSIPFTPSTSSTILPKYPLSIFPKSDRFAFKASSSPSHSPTTTTATTTAADSTTTDSTTITTDSDTTTSTTSSFLEYPLRTGKFLSSEELEQLKLLEDFRYYQELESGSMWVRVMRPEELDITVGLLAESFAESMLLPSGYVSVLGYLVKQYLFERMELLPNTATLIAFYRRRKEEGKEEEEQHLEEVEEEDEVELLAGTVEVCFNKKGAVASPPTPTPPKNSPYISNMAVKKSLRRRGIGWHLLKASEELISQMSFSREVYLHCRMIDTAPFNMYKKAGYDIVETDTILVLLLLQRRKHLMCKKLPVLTNFSESDTFCSQEELTP; translated from the exons ATGGCTGCAACTGTTtcgctctctttctctttggaTCCACAGCAGTACCACCAGCACCAGCACCAGCACCACTGCCATCTCTTCTCCGCCACCCACCACTTCAAACCCCACCAAAGCATTCCCTTCACTCCCTCTACCTCCTCAACTATTCTCCCCAAGTACCCACTTTCTATTTTCCCCAAATCAGACCGTTTCGCCTTCAAAGCCTCCTCCTCCCCATCTCATtctcccaccaccaccaccgccaccaccacagCTGCTGATTCCACTACTACTGATTCCACCACCATCACTACTGATTCCGATACTACTACTTCAACAACTTCGTCATTTCTCGAATACCCTCTTAGAACAGGTAAGTTTCTGAGCAGTGAAGAGCTCGAGCAGCTCAAACTCCTCGAGGATTTCAGGTACTACCAGGAATTGGAATCTGGGTCGATGTGGGTTCGGGTGATGAGGCCGGAGGAGTTGGACATCACCGTCGGGTTGCTCGCCGAGTCGTTCGCGGAGTCGATGCTTTTGCCTTCTGGGTATGTGTCTGTGCTGGGCTACTTGGTCAAGCAGTACTTGTTTGAAAGAATGGAGCTTCTTCCCAACACCGCCACGCTCATCGCGTTTtacagaagaagaaaagaagagggcaaagaagaagaagaacaacacctggaagaagtagaagaagaagatgaagttgaGCTTTTGGCGGGGACTGTGGAAGTTTGCTTTAACAAAAAGGGTGCCGTTGCCTCTCCTCCTACACCAACTCCTCCCAAGAATTCGCCTTACATTAGCAACATGGCGGTGAAAAAATCGCTTCGGAG GAGGGGCATTGGATGGCATCTTTTGAAAGCAAGCGAGGAACTAATCTCGCAGATGAGTTTCTCAAGAGAGGTGTACTTGCATTGCAGGATGATTGATACAGCTCCATTCAACATGTATAAAAAAGCAGGATACGACATTGTAGAGACGGATACCATTTTGGTTTTGTTGCTGTTGCAGAGGCGCAAGCACTTAATGTGCAAGAAACTTCCAGTCTTAACCAACTTTTCAGAATCGGACACGTTCTGTTCTCAAGAGGAATTAACACCATGA